One Calonectris borealis chromosome 34, bCalBor7.hap1.2, whole genome shotgun sequence genomic window carries:
- the IDH3G gene encoding isocitrate dehydrogenase [NAD] subunit gamma, mitochondrial isoform X1, with protein MAAALAAARRLWVPAVLGPRPAWISHDAERRHLPPVSAPPPAKYGGRHTVTLIPGDGIGPELMLHVKEVFRHACVPVDFEEVRVSAEAPEDDVQNAIMAIRRNGVALKGNIETNHNLPPSHKSRNNLIRTSLDLYANVIHCQSLPGVETRHRDIDILIVRENTEGEYSSLEHESVAGVVESLKIITAGRSRRIAHYAFRLARAAARRSVTAVHKANIMKLGDGLFLQCCQEVAAEYPEISFRSMIVDNTTMQLVSRPQQFDVMVMPNLYGNIVNNVCAGLVGGPGLVPGANYGHDYAVFETATRNTGKSIANRNIANPTAALLAACMMLDHLRLHSHASTIRQAVLASLDDPRTHTPDIGGQGTTSGAVQSIISHLPRA; from the exons ATGGCGGCGGCGCTGGCAGCGGCGCGGCGGCTCTGGGTACCGGCCGTGCTGGGGCCGCGCCCG GCGTGGATTTCCCATGATGCCGAGCGGCGCCACCTCCCGCCCGTAAGTGCC CCTCCCCCTGCCAAGTATGGGGGCCGCCACACCGTGACGCTGATCCCCGGCGACGGCATCGGCCCCGAACTGATGCTGCACGTCAAGGAGGTCTTCAG GCATGCCTGCGTGCCCGTGGACTTCGAGGAGGTGCGGGTCAGCGCTGAGGCGCCCGAGGACGATGTGCAGAACGCCATCATGGCCATCCGCCGCAACGGCGTCGCCCTCAAGG GGAACATTGAGACCAACCACAACCTCCCGCCCAGCCATAAGTCCCGTAACAACCTCATCCG GACCAGCCTGGACCTGTACGCCAACGTGATCCACTGCCAGAGCCTGCCGGGGGTGGAGACGCGGCACCGCGACATCGACATCCTCATCGTGCGGGAGAACACCGAGGGCGAGTACAGCAGCCTGGAGCACGAG agcgTGGCGGGCGTGGTGGAGAGCCTCAAGATCATCACGGCCGGGCGCTCGCGCCGCATCGCCCACTACGCCTTCCGCctggcccgcgccgccgcccgccgctccgTCACCGCCGTCCACAAGGCCAACATCAT GAAGCTGGGGGACGGCCTGTTCCTGCAGTGCTGCCAGGAGGTGGCGGCCGAGTACCCCGAGATCAGCTTCCGCAGCATGATCGTGGACAACACCACCATGCAG ctggTGTCGCGCCCGCAGCAGTTTGATGTGATGGTGATGCCCAACCTCTACGGGAACATCGTCAACAACGTCTGCGCTGGGCTGGTGGGGGGCCCCGGCCTCGTCCCTGGCGCCAACTACGGCCACGACTACGCCGTCTTCGAGACC GCGACGCGTAACACGGGGAAGAGCATCGCCAACCGCAACATCGCCAACCCCACCGCCGCTCTGCTGGCCGCCTGCATGATGCTGGACCACCTCCG actGCACAGCCACGCCTCCACCATCCGTCAGGCCGTCCTTGCCTCATTGGATGATCCCCGG ACACACACGCCTGACATCGGGGGACAGGGCACGACCTCGGGGGCCGTCCAGAGCATCATCTCGCACCTCCCCCGTGCCTAG
- the IDH3G gene encoding isocitrate dehydrogenase [NAD] subunit gamma, mitochondrial isoform X3: MAAALAAARRLWVPAVLGPRPPPPAKYGGRHTVTLIPGDGIGPELMLHVKEVFRHACVPVDFEEVRVSAEAPEDDVQNAIMAIRRNGVALKGNIETNHNLPPSHKSRNNLIRTSLDLYANVIHCQSLPGVETRHRDIDILIVRENTEGEYSSLEHESVAGVVESLKIITAGRSRRIAHYAFRLARAAARRSVTAVHKANIMKLGDGLFLQCCQEVAAEYPEISFRSMIVDNTTMQLVSRPQQFDVMVMPNLYGNIVNNVCAGLVGGPGLVPGANYGHDYAVFETATRNTGKSIANRNIANPTAALLAACMMLDHLRLHSHASTIRQAVLASLDDPRTHTPDIGGQGTTSGAVQSIISHLPRA, encoded by the exons ATGGCGGCGGCGCTGGCAGCGGCGCGGCGGCTCTGGGTACCGGCCGTGCTGGGGCCGCGCCCG CCTCCCCCTGCCAAGTATGGGGGCCGCCACACCGTGACGCTGATCCCCGGCGACGGCATCGGCCCCGAACTGATGCTGCACGTCAAGGAGGTCTTCAG GCATGCCTGCGTGCCCGTGGACTTCGAGGAGGTGCGGGTCAGCGCTGAGGCGCCCGAGGACGATGTGCAGAACGCCATCATGGCCATCCGCCGCAACGGCGTCGCCCTCAAGG GGAACATTGAGACCAACCACAACCTCCCGCCCAGCCATAAGTCCCGTAACAACCTCATCCG GACCAGCCTGGACCTGTACGCCAACGTGATCCACTGCCAGAGCCTGCCGGGGGTGGAGACGCGGCACCGCGACATCGACATCCTCATCGTGCGGGAGAACACCGAGGGCGAGTACAGCAGCCTGGAGCACGAG agcgTGGCGGGCGTGGTGGAGAGCCTCAAGATCATCACGGCCGGGCGCTCGCGCCGCATCGCCCACTACGCCTTCCGCctggcccgcgccgccgcccgccgctccgTCACCGCCGTCCACAAGGCCAACATCAT GAAGCTGGGGGACGGCCTGTTCCTGCAGTGCTGCCAGGAGGTGGCGGCCGAGTACCCCGAGATCAGCTTCCGCAGCATGATCGTGGACAACACCACCATGCAG ctggTGTCGCGCCCGCAGCAGTTTGATGTGATGGTGATGCCCAACCTCTACGGGAACATCGTCAACAACGTCTGCGCTGGGCTGGTGGGGGGCCCCGGCCTCGTCCCTGGCGCCAACTACGGCCACGACTACGCCGTCTTCGAGACC GCGACGCGTAACACGGGGAAGAGCATCGCCAACCGCAACATCGCCAACCCCACCGCCGCTCTGCTGGCCGCCTGCATGATGCTGGACCACCTCCG actGCACAGCCACGCCTCCACCATCCGTCAGGCCGTCCTTGCCTCATTGGATGATCCCCGG ACACACACGCCTGACATCGGGGGACAGGGCACGACCTCGGGGGCCGTCCAGAGCATCATCTCGCACCTCCCCCGTGCCTAG
- the IDH3G gene encoding isocitrate dehydrogenase [NAD] subunit gamma, mitochondrial isoform X4 has protein sequence MLHVKEVFRHACVPVDFEEVRVSAEAPEDDVQNAIMAIRRNGVALKGNIETNHNLPPSHKSRNNLIRTSLDLYANVIHCQSLPGVETRHRDIDILIVRENTEGEYSSLEHESVAGVVESLKIITAGRSRRIAHYAFRLARAAARRSVTAVHKANIMKLGDGLFLQCCQEVAAEYPEISFRSMIVDNTTMQLVSRPQQFDVMVMPNLYGNIVNNVCAGLVGGPGLVPGANYGHDYAVFETATRNTGKSIANRNIANPTAALLAACMMLDHLRLHSHASTIRQAVLASLDDPRTHTPDIGGQGTTSGAVQSIISHLPRA, from the exons ATGCTGCACGTCAAGGAGGTCTTCAG GCATGCCTGCGTGCCCGTGGACTTCGAGGAGGTGCGGGTCAGCGCTGAGGCGCCCGAGGACGATGTGCAGAACGCCATCATGGCCATCCGCCGCAACGGCGTCGCCCTCAAGG GGAACATTGAGACCAACCACAACCTCCCGCCCAGCCATAAGTCCCGTAACAACCTCATCCG GACCAGCCTGGACCTGTACGCCAACGTGATCCACTGCCAGAGCCTGCCGGGGGTGGAGACGCGGCACCGCGACATCGACATCCTCATCGTGCGGGAGAACACCGAGGGCGAGTACAGCAGCCTGGAGCACGAG agcgTGGCGGGCGTGGTGGAGAGCCTCAAGATCATCACGGCCGGGCGCTCGCGCCGCATCGCCCACTACGCCTTCCGCctggcccgcgccgccgcccgccgctccgTCACCGCCGTCCACAAGGCCAACATCAT GAAGCTGGGGGACGGCCTGTTCCTGCAGTGCTGCCAGGAGGTGGCGGCCGAGTACCCCGAGATCAGCTTCCGCAGCATGATCGTGGACAACACCACCATGCAG ctggTGTCGCGCCCGCAGCAGTTTGATGTGATGGTGATGCCCAACCTCTACGGGAACATCGTCAACAACGTCTGCGCTGGGCTGGTGGGGGGCCCCGGCCTCGTCCCTGGCGCCAACTACGGCCACGACTACGCCGTCTTCGAGACC GCGACGCGTAACACGGGGAAGAGCATCGCCAACCGCAACATCGCCAACCCCACCGCCGCTCTGCTGGCCGCCTGCATGATGCTGGACCACCTCCG actGCACAGCCACGCCTCCACCATCCGTCAGGCCGTCCTTGCCTCATTGGATGATCCCCGG ACACACACGCCTGACATCGGGGGACAGGGCACGACCTCGGGGGCCGTCCAGAGCATCATCTCGCACCTCCCCCGTGCCTAG
- the IDH3G gene encoding isocitrate dehydrogenase [NAD] subunit gamma, mitochondrial isoform X2, which produces MAAALAAARRLWVPAVLGPRPAWISHDAERRHLPPPPPAKYGGRHTVTLIPGDGIGPELMLHVKEVFRHACVPVDFEEVRVSAEAPEDDVQNAIMAIRRNGVALKGNIETNHNLPPSHKSRNNLIRTSLDLYANVIHCQSLPGVETRHRDIDILIVRENTEGEYSSLEHESVAGVVESLKIITAGRSRRIAHYAFRLARAAARRSVTAVHKANIMKLGDGLFLQCCQEVAAEYPEISFRSMIVDNTTMQLVSRPQQFDVMVMPNLYGNIVNNVCAGLVGGPGLVPGANYGHDYAVFETATRNTGKSIANRNIANPTAALLAACMMLDHLRLHSHASTIRQAVLASLDDPRTHTPDIGGQGTTSGAVQSIISHLPRA; this is translated from the exons ATGGCGGCGGCGCTGGCAGCGGCGCGGCGGCTCTGGGTACCGGCCGTGCTGGGGCCGCGCCCG GCGTGGATTTCCCATGATGCCGAGCGGCGCCACCTCCCGCCC CCTCCCCCTGCCAAGTATGGGGGCCGCCACACCGTGACGCTGATCCCCGGCGACGGCATCGGCCCCGAACTGATGCTGCACGTCAAGGAGGTCTTCAG GCATGCCTGCGTGCCCGTGGACTTCGAGGAGGTGCGGGTCAGCGCTGAGGCGCCCGAGGACGATGTGCAGAACGCCATCATGGCCATCCGCCGCAACGGCGTCGCCCTCAAGG GGAACATTGAGACCAACCACAACCTCCCGCCCAGCCATAAGTCCCGTAACAACCTCATCCG GACCAGCCTGGACCTGTACGCCAACGTGATCCACTGCCAGAGCCTGCCGGGGGTGGAGACGCGGCACCGCGACATCGACATCCTCATCGTGCGGGAGAACACCGAGGGCGAGTACAGCAGCCTGGAGCACGAG agcgTGGCGGGCGTGGTGGAGAGCCTCAAGATCATCACGGCCGGGCGCTCGCGCCGCATCGCCCACTACGCCTTCCGCctggcccgcgccgccgcccgccgctccgTCACCGCCGTCCACAAGGCCAACATCAT GAAGCTGGGGGACGGCCTGTTCCTGCAGTGCTGCCAGGAGGTGGCGGCCGAGTACCCCGAGATCAGCTTCCGCAGCATGATCGTGGACAACACCACCATGCAG ctggTGTCGCGCCCGCAGCAGTTTGATGTGATGGTGATGCCCAACCTCTACGGGAACATCGTCAACAACGTCTGCGCTGGGCTGGTGGGGGGCCCCGGCCTCGTCCCTGGCGCCAACTACGGCCACGACTACGCCGTCTTCGAGACC GCGACGCGTAACACGGGGAAGAGCATCGCCAACCGCAACATCGCCAACCCCACCGCCGCTCTGCTGGCCGCCTGCATGATGCTGGACCACCTCCG actGCACAGCCACGCCTCCACCATCCGTCAGGCCGTCCTTGCCTCATTGGATGATCCCCGG ACACACACGCCTGACATCGGGGGACAGGGCACGACCTCGGGGGCCGTCCAGAGCATCATCTCGCACCTCCCCCGTGCCTAG